In Bacteroidales bacterium, one genomic interval encodes:
- the secDF gene encoding protein translocase subunit SecDF, whose product MRLKGTIIFFTVLFILVSLFSLSFTWCTRKVEKAAFRYAHSEETKRQAEELSKNDPIKFQLIYDSLALAKESKYLDSMSSEVIYNLLVRKFTYRECKEREISLGLDLKGGMNVVLEVSEIDILKALSGHNKDPKFNQALEKTQRDKINSSESFVDIFVRNIKELEPQKPLAVYFATIENSSKIKPTSTDEEVITFLKDEVASAIDRTYIVLRKRIDKFGVAQPNIQKLSAQNRILIELPGVKDPTRVRKILQGTAKLEFWETWEFGADKIYDKFVEADKEIKAILKKQLNIQDTTPQTDTTQVSKEPTTLEEALTPVQTPKTDTSLKSTISENPLLSLFKGGLNIITDEKGQYYPGKGPLVGYVEGKDTSQVIRYLKMVSHIFPNTRFLWEAKPLTTKENKEFYGLIAIKITTPDGRPKLEGDKVVDAWQDYDQTGKVEVSMLMNSEGARIWKDMTGKNIGKSIAIVLDNIVYSYPVVQTEIAGGRSQITGNFTVAEAQDLANVLKSGKLPAPARIIQESIVGPSLGAESIHSSIISFIIAFIVVLIYMIFFYNKAGVAANIALFFNVFLIFGVLTSLGATLTLPGIAGIILTLGMAVDANVIIYERIKEELRIGKGIRLAIEDGYKNAYSAIIDGNVTTLITGIILAYFGTGPIQGFAVTLIIGILTSLFTSIFISRLFFEYLLDYNKKISFGFPFTLNILTNTKIDFIKLRKFGYVFSAGLITLSLISLFTKGLETGVDFAGGRSYVVRFDQPVKVNEIRQSLLKVIKEGVEVKSFGSTNQVRITTKYLINDNSTKADSLVEKVLYEGLKGFYKTPIKFEDFVSDNPDKVIGRLSSEKVGPTIAADIKRAGIYALILALIGIFIYIAIRFKRWTFGLGGVIALAHDSLITAGMYSLFSGILPFTLEVDQSFIAAILTIIGYSINDTVIIFDRIREFLKLFPKRNMTENINGAINSTLMRTLNTAGSTIVVLLALLIFGGDSIRGFTFALLIGVLIGTYSSIFVATPLAYDISKRKKQQ is encoded by the coding sequence ATGCGATTAAAAGGAACTATTATCTTTTTCACGGTCCTATTCATCCTTGTTAGCTTATTCTCCTTGTCTTTTACCTGGTGCACTAGAAAAGTTGAAAAAGCTGCATTTAGGTATGCACACAGCGAAGAAACAAAAAGACAAGCAGAAGAGCTGAGCAAAAATGATCCTATAAAATTTCAGCTAATTTACGATTCCCTTGCTTTAGCTAAAGAATCTAAATATTTAGACTCAATGTCGAGCGAGGTCATTTATAATCTCCTCGTACGAAAATTTACTTACCGTGAATGCAAAGAACGTGAAATTAGCTTGGGCCTCGACCTTAAGGGTGGTATGAACGTCGTACTTGAAGTATCCGAAATTGATATTCTTAAAGCACTATCAGGACATAACAAAGATCCCAAATTTAACCAAGCACTTGAAAAAACGCAAAGGGATAAAATCAATTCTTCCGAATCATTTGTGGATATTTTTGTTAGAAATATTAAAGAACTTGAACCTCAGAAGCCGTTAGCTGTTTATTTTGCAACAATAGAAAACAGCAGTAAGATAAAGCCTACCTCAACTGATGAAGAAGTAATTACTTTTTTGAAAGATGAAGTTGCAAGTGCTATTGATCGCACCTACATTGTCCTTCGAAAGCGTATAGACAAGTTTGGTGTAGCTCAACCTAACATTCAAAAGCTTAGTGCTCAAAATCGTATCCTCATCGAGTTACCTGGCGTAAAGGATCCTACACGTGTTAGAAAAATATTACAAGGAACAGCAAAACTTGAATTTTGGGAAACTTGGGAATTCGGCGCTGATAAAATATATGATAAATTCGTAGAAGCAGACAAAGAAATTAAAGCTATACTAAAAAAACAACTTAATATACAAGACACCACACCACAAACAGATACTACTCAGGTTTCAAAAGAACCAACTACTCTTGAAGAAGCTCTTACTCCCGTTCAAACACCTAAAACTGATACATCATTAAAATCAACCATCAGTGAAAACCCCCTTTTAAGTCTTTTCAAAGGAGGATTAAACATTATCACTGATGAAAAAGGGCAATATTACCCTGGTAAAGGACCTCTCGTGGGGTATGTCGAAGGAAAAGATACATCACAAGTTATACGTTACCTAAAAATGGTTTCTCACATCTTCCCCAATACTAGATTTTTATGGGAAGCTAAACCTTTAACTACAAAGGAAAATAAAGAATTTTATGGCCTCATAGCTATTAAAATCACTACTCCTGATGGCAGACCTAAGCTTGAAGGTGATAAAGTCGTTGATGCATGGCAAGACTACGATCAAACTGGTAAAGTAGAAGTAAGTATGCTCATGAACTCTGAAGGAGCCAGAATCTGGAAAGACATGACAGGCAAAAACATTGGTAAATCTATTGCTATTGTACTTGATAACATAGTTTATTCATATCCTGTTGTTCAAACAGAAATTGCTGGAGGTCGTTCTCAAATTACGGGCAATTTTACGGTAGCTGAAGCCCAAGATCTTGCAAACGTACTTAAATCAGGAAAACTACCAGCCCCAGCAAGAATTATACAAGAATCCATCGTTGGGCCATCACTTGGAGCAGAAAGTATTCATTCGAGTATCATATCATTTATCATAGCTTTTATTGTCGTCCTCATTTACATGATTTTCTTTTATAATAAAGCTGGTGTTGCAGCTAATATTGCACTGTTTTTTAATGTCTTTCTCATTTTTGGAGTATTGACTTCTCTAGGTGCCACTCTGACATTACCTGGCATTGCTGGTATTATTCTGACCTTGGGTATGGCTGTTGATGCTAATGTTATTATTTACGAACGAATCAAAGAAGAATTACGAATAGGTAAAGGTATTCGACTTGCCATTGAAGATGGTTACAAAAATGCATACAGCGCTATCATTGACGGAAATGTAACAACACTTATAACTGGTATTATTCTTGCATATTTTGGAACTGGTCCTATTCAGGGTTTTGCCGTAACTCTAATTATCGGGATTCTTACTTCACTCTTTACATCTATTTTTATTTCTCGTCTTTTCTTTGAATACCTATTAGATTACAATAAAAAAATCTCATTTGGTTTTCCGTTTACATTAAACATTTTAACCAACACTAAAATTGACTTTATCAAATTAAGAAAATTCGGATATGTTTTCTCAGCCGGATTGATTACTCTTAGTTTAATTTCTCTTTTCACCAAAGGACTCGAAACCGGTGTCGATTTCGCTGGTGGGAGAAGTTATGTGGTTCGTTTTGATCAACCTGTTAAGGTAAATGAAATTAGGCAATCTTTGTTAAAAGTCATAAAAGAGGGAGTTGAAGTTAAATCTTTTGGCTCCACTAACCAAGTACGTATAACTACCAAGTACCTCATTAACGATAATTCAACGAAGGCTGATTCTTTGGTCGAAAAAGTCTTATATGAAGGTCTTAAAGGTTTTTATAAAACTCCGATTAAATTTGAAGACTTTGTTTCAGATAATCCAGACAAGGTTATTGGTCGTCTAAGCAGTGAAAAAGTGGGACCTACCATAGCAGCTGATATCAAAAGGGCTGGTATTTATGCTCTTATTTTAGCATTAATTGGAATTTTCATCTACATTGCTATACGATTCAAGCGCTGGACATTTGGTCTTGGTGGTGTCATAGCACTAGCACACGATTCTTTAATAACAGCCGGTATGTATTCACTCTTTAGTGGTATACTTCCATTTACACTTGAAGTAGATCAAAGTTTTATCGCTGCAATTCTTACTATAATTGGATATTCTATTAATGATACGGTTATCATTTTCGACAGAATTCGTGAGTTTTTAAAACTCTTTCCAAAACGTAACATGACAGAGAACATTAACGGAGCCATTAATTCAACTCTCATGAGAACATTAAACACAGCAGGAAGTACCATCGTCGTACTATTAGCTCTTCTGATTTTTGGTGGTGATTCAATTCGCGGATTTACATTTGCTCTTTTAATTGGAGTTCTTATTGGTACCTACTCTTCAATTTTTGTTGCTACACCTCTAGCTTACGATATCTCGAAAAGAAAAAAACAGCAGTAA